The genomic segment ATGAATTCGACGCGGAGATTCGATCCGTTTGGCCGGAGGATCGGCTGATCACGCCCGATTTGGTGCAGGGATCTTCACCGGACTTGGAAACCGCAGTGCTGACCCGTGGATGGCCCACGCTGGGGGAAAGCCGGGGCAAAGCTTTCTTCATGATCCTGGATGACGAGCCGCACAGGACGTACTACACGGACGGCGACCGGACGCTGAAGGGCCGCGCCGCGTTCATGATGGCGGACGAGCGGTTTCCGTATGCGGTAGTTCGAGCGATCGATGATCCGATTGCGCAGGAAGCGCGGATTCGGGAGCAGGTCGCAGCGGGCTATCTTGTCCGTACGCGGGCGGACGCGCTGGACGAGCCGCGGGTGGGGGACACTCGCCGGCTTGAAGCCGCCCTTCGGAGCGGCGCCCATTTCCTCAGCACGGACTACCCCGCCCCCGGCATGATCGCCAACTATTCCGTGGAGATTCCCGGCGGCTCGCCCTCCCGCTGCAATCCCGTCTCCGCCCCGCCGGAATGCACTTCTTCCGACATCGAAGATCCGTCGCGGTTAACAGCGCGATAAGACCGCCTTCCGCGCCATAGGCTCTAGCGGTCAACTCCATACACCTGACAGAACCGAAAGCTGGGATAGTCCTACGGAATGGGAACACCTTGTGTACAGAGTATAGAGTTGACCCTAGTTGCTAGTTGCCCAACTACTTGATTGGTCACACCTGGTTTGCCCGCCGTGATGTTGACATAAAGCACACATTGTCATAGTATTGGGCATGGCTGGAGGATATGAGTTTGAGTTCGATCCGAACAAGAACAAGGCCCTCATGCGGGGAAGGGGAATCAGTTTTGAAGAGATCATCCTGCTCATCGATGAAGGACATCTGCTCGATGTCGTCGAGCATCCGAACAAGGCCCGTTACCCAGACCAGCAGATGTACGTCGTTGACGTGGGCGGATATGTCTACCTCGTCCCCTTTGTGAGGGAAGGCAACAGAGTCACTCTCAAGACCGTCTATCCGAGCCGAAAGGCGACGAAAGAATACCGGGCAAAGGAGGAACAGCCGTGAAGAGAATGAACCAGGACGAAGAAATCGAGGCTCTCAAGGCCCTAGACCGGGGGAAACTGGCGCGTTCCAAGGACGCCGCAAGAGAGATTCAAGTCGCCCGGGAAGCGGCGGGGGCCTACCTCAGGAAGGATGAGCGGATCAATATCCGCCTATCGGGGCCGGACCTGAAGCTTCTGAAGCGAAGAGCTGCGGAGGAGGGGATTCCCTACCAGACGCTCGTTGCGAGTGTGCTGCACAAGTTTGTTTCCGGCCGACTCCAGACCAGAGGTTGACTCAGCCGCTGGCCACGAACGAAACTCCTGTGCGTCCGCCCGCTGGCCAACTGACGTCGTCGGAACCCCCCCCTCCGGCTCCGCCTTCAACCTCAAGATTCCGCGCAAGCTCCATCCAAAAGCGCCACCCCCCAGGCCCGATCCCGACCGCCGCGAAATGTCCAGTGTATAGAGTTGACCCCACTAGCCCCCACTAGCCCGTCGCTACCCCTCAACATTCGCCCTCGACTGCAATCGGGCAGTTTTCCTCCAACTGGGCATGACTTCGTCAAGTCGACCTGCTTTCCGGACAATATTGTAGGTCGTGCCATTCCCAACCTGCCAATGCTTTCGAGATGCGAAACGCTTACCCTCGTGCATTGCCGATTCAATCGTCCACCGATTTCGGGTCCGTGGGACTACTTCATCCAGTCGACCTGCCTCCCGAACCAAGTTGTAGCTTGTGAACTGCGCCACTTTCCACTCCTGGCGGTTTTTGTATTTCTCCCCCTCTCCAAGCGCACGCTCAAGCGTCCATTTTCGCGTGTCCCTTGGACGGAGAACCGTTCGAAGAAGGCCCGCTCGGCGGACGAGATCATATGAACCAGGATGACTGCGTGCCCATTCAGTAAGGCTCTGCTGAATTCTTCCGATGGAGATCGCTTTCTCAAGACTCAGGGGCCTCCGCTTTGGCAGGACCTCGTCCAATAACCCTGCCTGTCTAACAATCTGAAATGCCCGGCTGGATTTCCTCTGAGCACGATCGCGGTTCGGATATGTCTTTAGCTGATCCACGGCTGCCTGCAGCGACCACTTGCGGTATCGCGGTTCCATGTGGCTGCAACACCTCGCGAGCATGCCCCGGCGGCGTGCAGCCTGATAGGACGCCGCATGATCCATCTGCCATGCATATTTCGACTCGTATTTCCGTGCGATCAATCGGAGTTCTCGGTCTGTGTAGGGTCTAGCTGAGCCCAGCGAACCGGCGCGCGTTCGATTCAGAATCGTCCATCCTGCCTGCGCATACCAGCGGATTGCTCGTTCCTCTGCGACTTGGGATTGCTTTGGCGTGAGTCCACGTGCTCGAATCCGGATGGTCGGCAACACGCCTCCAAGCGAGTCGATTCGATCACGTACGGTTCGATGCCGCCTATTGGCCCTGAAATGATCTGCAATCCGAAACCGGGGGTTCAACGAAATTCCGACGTAGGCGCTTCCGTCAATGAATTCGAGCGCATACACAGACCGGGGTTTTGCCGTGTTTGGTATCCAATGTGGCCGTCGCATATGCCTGCAAACATCATCCAGAATTCCTCGATAGTGTGCCGCATCATAGAGGCTGGGAGCCCTCTCCCGGAATTCTTTTCTCGATCGGTACTTGAGCGCCCCCTCGTGGATCTCTCTCTTGGAGTAGCGGGAATGGAGCCCACGACGCATGTGCTGAGTGGCATCTTGATGGATGCCAAGTCGGAAGCTACTCTGATACGCAACGTTTGAACCCTTTCGCCAACCCTCCAACGTCTTGTACCTACCGGCATCTCCCAGAACTTTCTCACGCGTCCAAATAAGCGGGCCCATCTTTGGTTTCGGCATATGGGAAGTTGCGCGCTCATGTATCCCGCTCTGGATGGCGATTCGGTACGCATAGGCGGAGTTCTCTTTCCATTCACTCCTCGAATGAAACCGCCTGGCGTCTGTGAGAATTCGGCTGGCCGTCCAGTATCT from the Nitrospirota bacterium genome contains:
- a CDS encoding antitoxin, with amino-acid sequence MKRMNQDEEIEALKALDRGKLARSKDAAREIQVAREAAGAYLRKDERINIRLSGPDLKLLKRRAAEEGIPYQTLVASVLHKFVSGRLQTRG
- a CDS encoding toxin codes for the protein MAGGYEFEFDPNKNKALMRGRGISFEEIILLIDEGHLLDVVEHPNKARYPDQQMYVVDVGGYVYLVPFVREGNRVTLKTVYPSRKATKEYRAKEEQP